The Exiguobacterium aurantiacum DSM 6208 genome includes a window with the following:
- a CDS encoding GNAT family N-acetyltransferase, producing MEKQYHSKVWETSLGAVIIDGPIESDVLATYRLDEGLTAFREPEDQQKALVEIAALKEGRIIVARVDELVIGYVTYLYPDPYERWSEGNDPYILELGAIEVSPRFRGQRIGKQLLEVSMMDPHMDDFLILTTEYYWHWDLKGSGLSIWDYRKVMEKMMNHGGLVFFPTDDPEIASHPANCLMARIGKNVRQETIDHFDSLRLRRRFMYD from the coding sequence ATGGAAAAACAATATCATTCAAAAGTGTGGGAAACCTCACTCGGAGCCGTAATCATCGATGGACCGATTGAGAGCGACGTGCTCGCGACGTATCGTCTGGACGAGGGGTTGACGGCGTTCAGGGAGCCAGAGGATCAACAGAAGGCACTCGTCGAGATTGCCGCTTTGAAAGAAGGACGCATCATCGTCGCACGCGTCGACGAACTCGTCATCGGCTACGTCACATATTTGTATCCGGACCCGTACGAACGTTGGAGTGAAGGGAACGACCCGTACATCCTTGAACTCGGTGCCATCGAGGTGAGTCCTCGTTTCCGAGGCCAGCGCATCGGTAAGCAGCTGCTCGAAGTATCCATGATGGACCCGCACATGGACGACTTCTTAATCTTGACGACTGAATATTATTGGCATTGGGATTTAAAAGGGAGCGGTCTGTCGATTTGGGACTATCGTAAAGTGATGGAAAAGATGATGAATCACGGCGGCCTCGTCTTCTTCCCGACGGACGACCCTGAAATCGCGTCCCATCCGGCCAACTGTCTTATGGCACGCATCGGCAAAAACGTCCGTCAAGAAACGATTGACCATTTCGATTCACTCCGGCTCCGTCGCCGGTTCATGTATGACTAA
- a CDS encoding transglycosylase domain-containing protein — protein MLQKIRDLWNNPTSLKARRYANVFYDVSWNVLLLTIISVVLIGFLGAGIGAGYFASLVKDMPTPAYKTMTSQINTYSSTSDIYFGSGERIGNYTTDEVRTPIPVDKVSPFVIDALLATEDVEFYEHDGVVPKATLRAILQEATGSEERTGGSTLTQQLIKNQMLTNEVSFERKAKEILLALRLEKAMDKDEILNAYLNVVSFGRNSMGRNISGIEAASRGVFNTSAENLTLPQAAFLAGIPKNPFLYTPYYQGGVIKEDVTAGINRMKTVLNRMYVAGKITQEEYDAAYNYDITQDFMKTQSKPRDRYPYLVDVAEREALAIVTNHFLQEDGINLNDLGPNERNEVRSTYGKRAHNALRQGGYKIHLTLDKQIHESMQQPAKNADNFGPNQNADGTSYPEQTAAVMLENKTGRVLGFVGGRYINGKTEEYNHATQMTRQIGSTAKPILVYANAIESGMITPATTIIDEEYFYQYDYSERKDPVNNEGKTYRGPVTVRDALKLSLNVPAVKIYEERNEMEADTQKLIDMGIGVSDTNRKASSMALGVGEVSPVNLASTYAMLANYGEHVSPYFVDKVEFQGEIIFEAQPEKKRIYSDRTAYLVVDMLRDVYTSGTATYAKSLLNAPGDWMGKTGTTQLKRDSYLVGSTPDVTLAVWSGYDNQKLGMTDKYPYGPYYQRTQRIWSQIVNRVHADKPDTFTNARFTQPSSVKPDDFKDSGTFSEKKKVEEKKKEEEAKKKAEEAKQEAEEAKQEAEEAKREAAEQKDAEAKKKAEAEAKKKAEDAKKAEEEAKKKAEAEKKAKEEAEADAESDADE, from the coding sequence ATGCTGCAAAAGATTCGAGACTTATGGAACAATCCAACGTCCTTGAAAGCCCGCCGTTACGCCAATGTATTTTACGATGTGTCGTGGAACGTACTCCTGCTCACGATCATCTCCGTCGTCCTCATCGGTTTTTTAGGTGCCGGGATCGGTGCCGGGTATTTCGCATCGCTCGTCAAGGACATGCCAACCCCTGCCTATAAGACGATGACGTCCCAAATCAACACGTACTCGTCGACCTCTGATATTTACTTCGGAAGCGGTGAACGGATCGGGAACTACACGACCGATGAAGTGCGTACGCCGATTCCAGTCGATAAAGTGTCACCTTTCGTCATCGACGCGTTGTTAGCGACCGAAGACGTCGAGTTTTACGAGCATGACGGCGTCGTGCCGAAAGCGACGCTCCGTGCCATCTTGCAAGAAGCGACCGGTTCAGAAGAGCGGACCGGTGGCTCGACGCTCACGCAACAGCTCATCAAGAACCAGATGCTGACGAACGAAGTGTCGTTCGAACGAAAAGCGAAAGAGATTTTGCTCGCGCTCCGTCTCGAAAAAGCAATGGATAAAGATGAGATTTTGAACGCCTACTTGAACGTCGTCTCATTCGGACGCAACTCGATGGGACGCAACATCTCCGGGATTGAAGCAGCGTCTCGCGGCGTGTTCAACACGTCGGCGGAGAACCTCACGTTGCCACAAGCGGCATTCCTCGCCGGGATCCCGAAAAACCCGTTCCTTTACACGCCATATTATCAAGGCGGAGTCATTAAAGAAGACGTCACAGCCGGCATCAACCGGATGAAGACGGTACTGAACCGGATGTACGTCGCCGGTAAGATCACACAAGAAGAATATGATGCGGCGTATAACTACGACATCACGCAAGACTTCATGAAGACGCAGTCGAAGCCGCGTGACCGCTATCCATATCTCGTTGACGTAGCTGAACGCGAGGCGCTCGCCATCGTGACGAACCACTTCTTACAAGAAGACGGGATCAACCTCAACGACCTCGGGCCAAACGAACGGAACGAAGTCCGTTCGACTTACGGGAAACGGGCACACAACGCGCTCCGTCAAGGCGGTTATAAGATCCACTTAACGCTCGATAAGCAAATCCACGAATCGATGCAACAGCCGGCTAAAAACGCGGACAACTTCGGACCGAACCAAAATGCGGACGGGACGAGCTATCCGGAACAGACCGCCGCGGTCATGCTCGAGAACAAGACGGGCCGCGTGCTCGGCTTCGTCGGTGGACGCTATATTAACGGAAAGACTGAAGAATATAACCACGCCACGCAGATGACTCGTCAAATCGGATCGACCGCAAAACCGATTCTCGTCTACGCGAATGCGATCGAGTCAGGCATGATCACACCTGCGACGACGATTATCGATGAAGAATACTTCTATCAATATGATTACAGCGAACGGAAAGACCCGGTCAACAACGAAGGGAAAACGTACCGCGGCCCAGTCACTGTCCGCGACGCGCTCAAACTATCGTTGAACGTTCCTGCCGTCAAAATTTATGAAGAGCGGAACGAGATGGAAGCTGACACGCAAAAATTAATCGATATGGGCATCGGTGTATCGGATACGAACCGAAAAGCCTCATCGATGGCACTCGGTGTCGGTGAAGTCAGCCCGGTCAACCTCGCGTCGACGTATGCGATGCTCGCCAACTACGGCGAACACGTAAGCCCGTACTTCGTCGATAAAGTCGAGTTCCAAGGCGAGATCATCTTTGAGGCCCAGCCTGAGAAGAAACGGATTTACTCCGATCGCACGGCCTACCTCGTCGTCGACATGTTGCGTGACGTCTACACGTCAGGTACGGCGACGTACGCCAAGTCGCTCTTGAACGCCCCGGGCGACTGGATGGGCAAAACCGGTACGACACAATTAAAACGAGATTCGTATCTCGTCGGCTCGACGCCAGACGTCACACTCGCCGTCTGGTCTGGTTACGATAACCAAAAACTCGGGATGACCGATAAGTACCCATACGGCCCTTACTACCAGCGGACGCAACGGATCTGGTCACAGATCGTGAACCGCGTCCATGCGGATAAGCCGGATACGTTTACGAACGCGCGCTTCACTCAACCGTCTAGCGTGAAGCCGGACGACTTCAAAGACTCTGGAACGTTCTCTGAGAAGAAGAAAGTCGAAGAGAAGAAGAAGGAAGAGGAAGCGAAGAAGAAAGCTGAAGAAGCGAAGCAAGAAGCTGAAGAAGCGAAGCAAGAGGCGGAAGAGGCGAAACGTGAAGCTGCTGAACAGAAAGATGCCGAGGCGAAGAAAAAAGCCGAAGCGGAAGCGAAGAAGAAAGCAGAAGACGCGAAAAAGGCAGAAGAAGAAGCGAAGAAGAAAGCTGAGGCTGAAAAGAAAGCTAAAGAAGAAGCAGAAGCTGATGCCGAGTCTGACGCTGACGAATAA
- the acsA gene encoding acetate--CoA ligase, giving the protein MEKLKALSGEHQLSSYEEACQSFEWTQAEALLSWNLTGNVNMAYEAIDRHAEGELATKLALLYFDGDREERYTYADMKRESNRSGNVLKSVGVEKGDRVFIFMPRSPELYFILLGAIKLGAIVGPLFEAFMEQAVHDRLLDSEAKVIVTTEALLPRIPVEQLPHLETILIVGDDVSESGKIIDYRKLAHDASTDLDITWVDCEDGMILHYTSGSTGKPKGVLHVHNAMIQHLMTGKWVLDLQADDVYWCTADPGWVTGTSYGIFAPFLNGTTNVIVGGRFNPEFWYSVIERFGVTVWYSAPTAFRMLMGAGDEAFEKYDLSSLRHILSVGEPLNPEVIRWGNESFGLRIHDTWWMTETGAMMICNYPTMDIKPGSMGKAIPGCEAAILDDRGQPLPPHRMGNLALKTPWPSMMRKIWKNDAKYESYFWGDWYVSGDSAYMDEDGYFWFQGRVDDVIMTAGERVGPFEVESRLVEHPAVAEAGVIGKPDPVRGEIIKAFIALRKGYEPSDELKTEIQKFVKEGLAAHAAPREIEFKDKLPKTRSGKIMRRVLKAWELNIETGDLSTMED; this is encoded by the coding sequence ATGGAGAAATTGAAAGCGTTATCAGGGGAACATCAATTGTCGTCGTATGAAGAAGCTTGTCAGTCGTTCGAGTGGACACAAGCAGAAGCATTATTGTCTTGGAATTTGACCGGAAACGTCAATATGGCGTATGAGGCGATCGATCGTCACGCAGAAGGGGAACTCGCGACGAAGCTGGCCTTGCTCTACTTCGATGGGGATCGGGAAGAGCGCTATACGTATGCAGACATGAAACGAGAAAGTAATCGATCCGGGAACGTTCTGAAATCGGTCGGAGTGGAGAAAGGCGATCGTGTCTTCATCTTCATGCCACGGAGTCCAGAACTTTATTTTATTTTACTCGGTGCGATCAAGCTTGGCGCCATCGTTGGGCCGTTGTTTGAAGCGTTCATGGAACAGGCCGTCCACGACCGTCTGCTCGACTCGGAAGCGAAAGTGATCGTGACGACCGAGGCGCTGTTGCCGCGCATCCCGGTGGAGCAGTTGCCGCACTTGGAGACGATTCTCATCGTCGGCGATGACGTGTCAGAGAGCGGGAAGATCATCGATTACCGCAAGTTGGCACATGACGCCTCGACGGACCTTGACATCACATGGGTCGACTGTGAAGACGGTATGATTCTGCATTATACATCCGGTTCGACCGGCAAACCGAAAGGCGTGCTGCACGTCCATAACGCGATGATTCAGCACTTGATGACGGGAAAATGGGTGCTCGACTTGCAGGCCGACGACGTGTATTGGTGCACGGCCGACCCAGGTTGGGTGACGGGCACGAGTTATGGCATCTTCGCCCCGTTCTTGAACGGGACGACGAACGTCATCGTCGGGGGCCGGTTCAATCCGGAGTTTTGGTACTCGGTCATCGAACGGTTCGGTGTCACGGTCTGGTATAGCGCGCCGACGGCGTTCCGGATGCTCATGGGTGCGGGGGACGAGGCGTTTGAGAAGTACGACTTGTCGTCGCTCCGACACATCTTGTCGGTCGGTGAACCGCTCAACCCGGAAGTCATCCGTTGGGGCAATGAGTCGTTCGGCTTACGTATTCACGATACGTGGTGGATGACGGAGACCGGGGCGATGATGATCTGCAACTATCCGACGATGGACATCAAGCCGGGCTCGATGGGGAAAGCCATCCCGGGATGTGAAGCGGCCATCTTAGATGACCGCGGGCAACCGCTCCCACCGCACCGGATGGGCAACTTGGCCTTGAAGACGCCGTGGCCATCGATGATGCGGAAAATTTGGAAGAACGATGCGAAATATGAAAGTTACTTCTGGGGCGATTGGTACGTCTCGGGAGACTCAGCCTATATGGACGAGGATGGCTATTTCTGGTTCCAGGGTCGTGTCGATGACGTCATCATGACGGCAGGCGAGCGGGTCGGACCGTTCGAAGTCGAGAGCCGTCTCGTCGAACACCCGGCCGTCGCCGAAGCGGGCGTCATCGGAAAACCGGACCCGGTCCGCGGGGAGATCATCAAAGCGTTCATCGCGCTCCGTAAAGGCTATGAACCGTCGGACGAACTGAAGACCGAGATCCAAAAATTCGTCAAAGAAGGGCTCGCAGCCCATGCGGCCCCGCGTGAAATTGAGTTCAAAGACAAGTTACCGAAAACACGCAGCGGGAAGATCATGCGCCGTGTCTTGAAGGCTTGGGAATTGAACATCGAGACAGGTGACTTATCGACAATGGAAGATTGA
- a CDS encoding acetoin utilization AcuB family protein — translation MLIEQMMNRHVVTIQPTNTIAHAAKLMRDNKVRHLIVTNPARQVVGIIGQFEMSGATSVFHPESESADFQNPVSSIMRQDVTTAHPYDFFEDAAALFYEYRLTCLPIIEQGKLVGVLTETDLLRYFVQLTGALEPSSQIEILVENTTGTLEKVTRLLAKTNINIINVFVHPTADPYKRIISFRVQTMNPLRIIERLKREGFDVLGPEMSP, via the coding sequence ATGCTGATTGAACAGATGATGAATCGCCACGTCGTGACGATTCAACCGACGAATACGATCGCCCATGCGGCCAAGCTCATGCGCGACAATAAAGTGCGCCATCTTATCGTCACGAACCCGGCTCGGCAAGTCGTCGGGATTATCGGACAGTTCGAGATGAGCGGTGCGACGAGCGTGTTCCATCCGGAAAGCGAGAGCGCCGACTTTCAGAACCCCGTCTCGAGCATCATGCGCCAAGACGTGACGACGGCCCACCCTTACGACTTTTTCGAGGATGCGGCCGCCCTATTTTATGAATACCGTCTCACTTGCTTGCCGATCATCGAGCAAGGCAAACTCGTCGGGGTGCTGACCGAGACCGATTTACTTCGTTATTTCGTCCAGCTGACCGGTGCCCTCGAACCGAGCTCGCAAATCGAGATTCTCGTCGAGAACACGACCGGCACGCTCGAGAAAGTGACACGCCTTCTCGCCAAGACGAACATCAACATCATCAACGTCTTCGTGCATCCGACGGCCGATCCGTACAAACGGATCATCTCGTTCCGTGTCCAGACGATGAACCCGCTTCGCATCATCGAAAGGCTAAAACGTGAAGGCTTTGACGTCCTCGGTCCGGAGATGTCCCCATGA
- a CDS encoding acetoin utilization protein AcuC: MRPAYIFGENETSYRFHADHPFNPIRLELTTSLLVASGKLSPDECIAPPLASIEDLALVHDRDYIEAVQAAAAGQLSGLKANKFGLGTEDTPIFPTIHDGAARLVGGTIHALDLVASGKFERAFHVGGGLHHGMQRKASGFCVYNDAAVAIAHVRKQYGMRVLYVDTDAHHGDGVQWLFYDDPDVMTLSIHETGRYLFPGTGAVTERGNGSGYGYSWNVPVDAFTQDDSFLHCYETILREACVWFKPDIILTQNGADAHAFDPLTHLASTIRTFEQIPQIASRLADEYTGGRLVALGGGGYDWFRTVPRAWAQVWSGLTREAPYSGDIPTEWIEQWQAKADQALPTRWDDTAYTFDHIPRRQQIEEKNWEVTKRAFWPFISNDRKSLYL, translated from the coding sequence ATGAGACCGGCCTACATATTCGGGGAGAACGAGACGTCCTACCGCTTCCATGCGGACCACCCGTTCAACCCGATCCGCTTGGAGCTGACGACGTCTCTGCTCGTCGCCTCGGGCAAACTGTCTCCCGACGAATGCATCGCGCCTCCTCTCGCATCGATAGAGGATTTGGCGCTCGTCCATGACCGGGACTACATCGAGGCCGTGCAAGCGGCGGCGGCCGGACAGTTGTCTGGGCTCAAAGCGAACAAGTTTGGGCTCGGGACAGAAGACACACCAATCTTCCCGACGATCCATGACGGTGCGGCCCGGCTCGTCGGCGGGACGATACATGCGCTCGACCTCGTGGCGAGCGGAAAGTTCGAGCGCGCCTTCCACGTCGGTGGCGGTCTCCATCACGGCATGCAACGCAAGGCGTCAGGCTTTTGCGTCTATAACGATGCCGCCGTCGCCATCGCCCATGTCCGTAAACAATATGGCATGCGCGTGCTATACGTCGATACTGACGCCCATCACGGGGACGGCGTACAATGGCTATTCTATGACGACCCGGACGTCATGACGCTCTCGATTCATGAGACCGGTCGTTATCTCTTCCCCGGGACTGGCGCCGTGACCGAGCGCGGGAACGGGAGTGGCTACGGCTACAGTTGGAACGTCCCGGTCGATGCGTTCACGCAAGACGACTCCTTCCTCCACTGTTACGAGACGATTCTGCGTGAAGCGTGCGTTTGGTTCAAACCAGATATCATCTTGACGCAAAACGGGGCCGACGCCCATGCGTTCGACCCATTGACACACCTCGCTTCGACGATTCGGACGTTCGAACAGATCCCTCAAATCGCCTCCCGTCTGGCCGATGAGTACACGGGAGGCCGTCTCGTCGCTCTCGGTGGCGGCGGTTACGACTGGTTTCGGACGGTGCCGCGCGCGTGGGCCCAAGTGTGGTCGGGTTTGACGCGCGAGGCGCCATATAGTGGTGACATTCCGACCGAATGGATTGAGCAATGGCAGGCGAAGGCCGATCAAGCGTTGCCGACGCGTTGGGACGATACGGCGTACACGTTCGACCATATCCCGCGTCGCCAACAGATCGAGGAAAAGAATTGGGAAGTGACAAAACGGGCGTTTTGGCCGTTCATCTCCAATGATCGCAAGTCACTATACTTATAA